Within Deltaproteobacteria bacterium, the genomic segment ACATCGAGGAAGCCGAGATGCTTTGCGATCGGGTAGGCATCCTGAGCCACGGTCATCTGATCGCCCTCGATACCCCGACCGCCCTGACCGCCCGGGTCGGGGGTTATGTAGTGGAGTCGCTGGACGGCGTCCACCGGCAATATATCCTGCTGCAAAGCAAGGAAGAAGCTTATGCTCGCGCCCGGGCCGAACCGTCCGGGGTAATCATCCGACAGGCCAATCTGGAGGATGTTTTTATCAAACTTACCGGGGAGCGTTTGCAGCATTGAACTGGTACCCGATTTTCTTGAGGGAAATTCTGCTCTTTCGGCGCCGGTTACTGCGGCTGGGCTATGTGGTTTCGGCCATGTTCGCGCCGCTGCTCTATCTGTTGGCCTTCGGGCTGGGACTGGGAAAAAGGGTGACGATCCCCGGGGTTTCGTATTTAGATTATCTACTTCCCGGCCTGATCGCCATGAGTTCCATGACCAATTCTTATACCTGGGTGGCCAATGGCCTGACTGTGGGCCGCCTCCATTTCCACACTTTCCAGATCTATATCCAGGCCCCGGTAACCCCGGCGGCCATCGTCTGGGGTCAAGTGCTGGCCGGAATGGTGCGGGGATTGTTTGCCTCGCTGATCATCCTGGGGTTAGGGTTGCTGCTGGGCAGCGGCTTAAGATTAAATATAATTTTTGTCCTCGCCCTGCTCCTCAACTGTCTGGTATTCGCGGCATTCGGAGTAGTGGTGGGAATGCAATCCCGCTCCCATGAAGATACCGCGACTTTTACCAACTTTTTCATTATGCCGATGGCATTTTTTTGTGGCACCTTTTTTCCGGTGGAAGAGATGCCCTGGATTTTACAGGGGATTATCCGGAGCCTGCCGTTGACTCATACCAACCGGCTCTTGCGTACCCCGGGCTGGACAGTAGAGAGCCTCGGCTCCCTTGCACTTCTAGCGGCCTTCGGCCTCTGCTGCCTTGTTTTGGGAACCATCATCATCCGGAGGTATAGCGAATGACATCCGTGCCGATCAAAGGGGTGGTGGTGATGTGGAATTCTCATGTCCCCACCCTGATTCAAGCCGCCCGCACCTGTGACTGGCTTGATTTGAAAGTATATTCCCATCGCGCCCTGGGCGAAAACCCAGAAATCCAGGCTCAAGCTTTGAAAGAGATGGAGACCGCGCGGTTTATCCTGCTTTATCGCACCCCCGATGCCTTCTGGGGCGAGATCGAGCCGCATTTACAGAATCTCGCCGGCCGCATTCCTTTAATCACCACCGGGGCCGATCCCTCGTTTTGGCGGCAATCCAGCATATCAGCGGAAGTAGTGGCTCCTGTCTATAATTACATCATCCGCAATGGTGTAGAAAACTTCCGTCGCCTGTTAGCCTATCTTGGCAAGGCAGTGCTTCAGCTGGAGCTTCCGGTATTGCCGCCCCTGGATTTGCCCTGGGAAGGTCTCTATCATCCCCAGGCTACGGACTATTTCACCAGCGCTGCTGACTACCTGAGCTGGTACCGGACCCAGGGTCTGCCGAGCGATACCATGGTCGGCTTGCTGTTCTCCCGGCATGACTGGGTGGTTAACAATCTAGAACTGGAGGATTTCCTCATCCAGGCCCTGGAGGCCCGCGGCTTGGGGGTTATCCCGGTCTTCTACTACTCCCTGAAAGATGAGGGCTTGGGGACCCGGGGTGGAGATGAGATCGTCCGGGATTATTTCCTCGACATCCAGGGCCAGTCCCGCGTTGCCGCTCTGGTTAAACTGACGGTTTTCTTCTTGGGCAGCCGCCGCGGCACTACCGCAGAAGCAAGTGCCGCTCAAGCCGGTCAGGAATTGTTGTCTCAATTGAACGTCCCTCTGATCCAGCCCCTGACTTCTTATTACAAAACCGCGGCGGCATGGGAGGCTGATCCCCAGGGGCTGGGCATGGAAGTGGGCTGGTCTCTGGCCATGCCCGAATTCGAAGGGGTGATCGAACCCCTGATGGTGGCTGCGGGTATTTCCCAAGAAGAGCTGGGAACCGATTTAATCGCCGGTCGCGCCCCCATCCCGGAGCGGGCCGAACGCTTGGCCGATCGGGTAGCGCGCTGGGTCCGTCTCCGGGGAAAACCCCCGGCAGCACGCAAGGTGGCGATAATCTTGCACAACAACCCCTGTGCGTCGGTAGAGGCTACTGTCGGCGCCGGCGCCCACCTGGATACCCTGGAAAGCGTGGCCCGCATCCTCCGAGCTCTAAAAGAAGAGGGTTATCGGATAGAGCAACCGCCCGCGGGCGGCAAGGAGTTGATCGACACCATCATGGGCCGCAAGGCGATCAGCGAATTCCGCTGGACGACCGTCGAAGAAATCGTCGCCAAGGGCGGGGATTTGGCTCGCATCTCGGAAGCCGAGTATCGCCGCTGGTTTGCCACCTTACCGCCGGCTCTGCAACAACGGCTAATAGAGGCTTGGGGCGAACCGCCCGGGCAACCCCAGCACGGCATCCCGGCGGCCATGGTTTATCAGGGCCAGATCGTGGTTACCGGTCTCTCTTTTGGCCATGCCGTGGTCTGCGTGCAGCCCAAACGGGGGTGCGCGGGGGCGCGCTGCGATGGCCGGGTCTGCAAAATTCTCCACGATCCCGATGTGCCCCCGCCGCACCAGTATCTGGCGACTTATCACTACCTGGATAAGGAATTCGGGGCCGATGTGGTATTACATGTGGGCACGCACGGCAGCCTAGAATTTCTCCCCGGCAAAAATGTCGGGCTATCCGGGGGCTGTTGTCCGGATGCGGTTTTGGGCCACCTGCCGCATCTCTACATCTATAACGCCGACAACCCGCCGGAAGGCACGATTGCCAAACGCCGCAGTTATGCCGTTTTAGTAGATCATATGCAAACCG encodes:
- a CDS encoding ABC transporter permease, with protein sequence MNWYPIFLREILLFRRRLLRLGYVVSAMFAPLLYLLAFGLGLGKRVTIPGVSYLDYLLPGLIAMSSMTNSYTWVANGLTVGRLHFHTFQIYIQAPVTPAAIVWGQVLAGMVRGLFASLIILGLGLLLGSGLRLNIIFVLALLLNCLVFAAFGVVVGMQSRSHEDTATFTNFFIMPMAFFCGTFFPVEEMPWILQGIIRSLPLTHTNRLLRTPGWTVESLGSLALLAAFGLCCLVLGTIIIRRYSE